A genomic window from Phyllopteryx taeniolatus isolate TA_2022b chromosome 2, UOR_Ptae_1.2, whole genome shotgun sequence includes:
- the cngb1a gene encoding cyclic nucleotide-gated cation channel beta-1 isoform X7 — protein MQPVPSLGGGWHWTVSRKSIKGDPCRRDLIGCVHILFAFLERVLVSAVILLDVSTKSSHSHSSSEHHIHVVENSAPAPSPGFSWSGGDASGGSLNQSVKVFIMMSWLLKIVPQPPGTTQLHEPNPQTEQKVTIQDESRQEVALSSESRRGVVRWMSEGLDKVFPPLVVNENNRQAATEDAAVAAAAHVPLEEVESEHRDAADEEPLPSGTAEAEKQSNSIMGWIGSGLGRLLPRPTQKQEADGDLHDTIQKKREAQLSEQEQQPAAKDGLETKHDKEVSRCPVTVRLACASYSCCAVLQVGDVSWIPLLENIKKDAGEAVLAQVEKRLRQQRLEAARLAEDAARRAAQEAVRLLEAEHSATIVIQRLPEANEQLPNILEEENEDEPDRCLPEGGAQSSDGPQDVSALSERKDPASSAGQVETGAEVADEGLQLDAGKAVILPEIFTPPGCAPMLSVVDPALSKLSGTANLSADDDDEEESVRGGLKSWSSQGDLLTADVRPASAASVGSVVVQDRLGQLVRLFKGRTERQKDRLVDPDESEQESPATSPSKALPPPTPPEEDKLEPPTTGKEEEEDEPALHFQLLRQAAKILKLPSMPKWLRAIVEFRFPSSIDPFTDLVYVVWLFLVVAAWNWNVWLIPIRWAFPYQTPENLHLWLLADYTCDLIYIVDILLFQPRLQFVSGGDIVVRDQRHKFTICLLVFLHCHHSVFLPHLTLSHNVLFQCDKKAMRENYMTTERFKIDVISLFPMEIFYYWTGVNSLLRFPRLLKYHVFFEFNDRMEAVMKKAYIYRVIRTSTYLLYSLHINACLFYWGSDYEGLGSTKWVYDGKGNAYIRCYYFAVKTLITIGGLPDPTTVFEICFQLINYFVGVFAFSIMIGQMRDVVGAATAGENYYRACMDSTTKYMNSYNIPNPVQNRIKTWYDYTWKSQGMLDEQELLVQLPAKMRLDMAVDVNYSIVSKVALFQGCDRQMVFDMLTRLKSVVYLPGDFVCKKGEIGREMYIIKQGEVQVVGGPDLKTVFVTIRAGSVFGEISLLAGGGGNRRTANVKAHGFANLFILDKKDLAEILVHYPESQKLLRKKAKTMLTKDKKPDEKGGGKDVAQVIPVRPDTPKMFKAALRVTTQAGMEGTFAKLKKSYGQPQDQAPPSTRHHGLAAPPTGSSLVVTVTSPKEGEELLSMEVDSGAEKKMQEDEVDTK, from the exons atgcagccagtccccagcctgggtggggggtggcattggaCGGTGTCCAGGAAGTCCATCAAAGGAGACCCATGCAGGCGTGACCTGATTGGTTGCGTACACatcttgtttgcctttttggaGCGTGTGTTGGTGAGTGCAGTAATCCTCTTAGATGTTTCCACTAAATCCTCCCACTCACACTCGTCATCAGAACACCACATCCACGTTGTGGAAAACTCTGCTCCTGCTCCTAGTCCTGGTTTTTCGTGGTCCGGAGGTGATGCTTCTGGAGGGTCACTCAATCAGTCAG TAAAAGTCTTCATCATGATGAGCTGGCTGCTCAAAATTGTTCCTCAGCCCCCCGGGACAACCCAACTCCACGAACCCAACCCCCAAACG gagcAGAAGGTGACAATCCAGGATGAGTCCAGACAGGAAGTGGCGTTGTCATCAGAGAGCAG GAGGGGCGTGGTGCGTTGGATGAGTGAAGGTCTGGACAAGGTGTTTCCACCGCTCGTCGTCAACGAGAACAACCGTCAGGCCGCCACGGAG GATGCTGCGGTAGCAGCAG CCGCGCATGTCCCGCTAGAGGAGGTGGAGTCCGAGCATCGGGACGCCGCAGACGAGGAGCCCCTCCCGTCCGG GACGGCCGAGGCAGAGAAGCAGTCCAA CAGTATCATGGGATGGATCGGCAGCGGCCTCGGGCGCCTGTTGCCTCGGCCGACGCAAAAGCAG gAAGCAGACGGGGACCTTCACGACA ccattcagaagaaGAGGGAGGCGCAACTGTCGGAGCAGGAACAGCAGCCGGCAGCAAAAGATGGCCTCGAGACGAAGCATGACAAGGAGGTGAGCCGGTGTCCGGTCACAGTGAGACTGGCATGTGCCTCCTATTCGTGTTGTGCGGTGTTGCAGGTTGGAGATGTGAGTTGGATTCCGCTGCTGGAGAACATCAAGAAGGATGCTGGCGAGGCGGTTCTGGCTCAAGTGGAGAAAAG ACTTCGGCAGCAGCGCCTGGAGGCCGCCCGCCTGGCGGAGGACGCGGCTAGGAGGGCGGCGCAGGAAGCCGTCCGACTGCTGGAGGCGGAACATTCAGCCACGATCGTCATTCAACGTCTGCCCGAGGCTAACGAGCA ACTTCCTAACATCCTGGAGGAGGAAAACGAGGACGAGCCCGA CAGGTGCCTGCCTGAAGGTGGCGCTCAAAGCTCAGACGGACCACAAGACGTCAGCGCCCTTTCTGAGAGGAAAGACCCGGCAAGTTCCGCCGGGCAG GTTGAAACTGGAGCTGAAGTTGCAGATGAAG GTCTGCAACTGGACGCGGGAAAAGCTGTGATCCTCCCTGAGATTTTCACGCCACCAGGCTGCGCCCCCATGCTGAGTGTCGTCGACCCCGCTCTGTCAAAACTCAG CGGGACCGCCAATCTCTCTgctgacgacgacgacgaagaagaGTCAGTAAGGGGAGGACTCAAGTCCTGGTCCAGTCAAGGTGACCTGCTGACTGCAGA CGTCCGTCCGGCATCGGCGGCCAGCGTTGGCAGCGTGGTGGTTCAGGACCGTCTCGGCCAGCTGGTCCGGCTCTTCAAAGGTCGGACTGAACGCCAAAAAGACCGTCTGGTTGACCCAGACGAGTCGGAGCAGGAAAGTCCCGCTACCT CTCCCAGCAAAGCTCTGccacccccaaccccacccGAAGAAGACAAGTTGGAGCCCCCCACCAccggaaaggaagaagaagaagatgagccAGCATTACACTTTCAACTTCTAAGACAGGCTGCTAAAATTCTCAAACTACCCAGCATGCCCAAATGGCTCCGAGCCATTGTGGAATTCCGGTTCCCCTCCAGCATCGACCCGTTCACTG ATTTGGTTTACGTCGTGTGGCTGTTCCTAGTGGTGGCAGCCTGGAACTGGAACGTTTGGCTGATACCCATACGCTGGGCCTTTCCCTACCAGACCCCAGAGAACCTCCACCTGTGGCTCCTGGCCGACTACACCTGCGACCTCATCTACATCGTGGACATCCTGCTCTTCCAACCCCGCTTACAATTTGTCAGCGGGGGAGACATCGTGGTCAGGGACCAAAGACACAAATTCACAATTTGTCTGCTTGTCTTTTTACATTGTCATCATTCAGTCTTCCTTCCTCATCTCACGCTATCCCATAACGTTCTGTTTCAGTGCGACAAAAAAGCCATGAGAGAAAACTACATGACCACGGAGAGGTTCAAG ATAGACGTCATCAGTCTTTTTCCCATGGAGATCTTCTACTACTGGACAGGAGTCAACTCTCTGCTTAGATTCCCTCGTCTGCTTAAg TACCACGTTTTCTTCGAGTTCAATGACAGGATGGAGGCAGTGATGAAGAAGGCCTACATCTACAG GGTGATCCGGACTTCCACCTACCTGCTGTACTCTCTGCACATCAACGCGTGCCTCTTCTACTGGGGCTCCGACTACGAAGGCTTAGGGTCCACCAAGTGGGTGTACGACGGGAAAGGCAATGC GTACATCCGCTGCTACTACTTCGCAGTGAAGACATTGATCACCATTGGCGGACTTCCGGACCCGACCACCGTCTTTGAGATCTGCTTCCAGCTCATCAACTATTTTGTCGGAGTCTTCGCTTTCTCGATCATGATCGGACAA ATGAGGGACGTGGTGGGGGCAGCCACGGCAGGCGAGAACTACTACCGGGCCTGCATGGACAGCACTACCAAGTACATGAACTCTTACAACATTCCCAACCCCGTCCAGAACCGCATCAAGACCTGGTACGACTACACGTGGAAGAGCCAAGGCATGCTAG ACGAGCAGGAGTTGCTGGTGCAGCTTCCCGCCAAAATGAGACTGGACATGGCCGTGGACGTCAACTACTCCATCGTCAGCAAGGTGGCGCTCTTCCAG GGTTGTGATCGTCAGATGGTGTTTGACATGCTGACAAGACTCAAGTCTGTGGTCTACCTGCCAGGAGACTTTGTGTGCAAGAAG ggtGAGATCGGCAGAGAAATGTACATCATCAAGCAGGGCGAGGTCCAAGTGGTTGGCGGGCCAGACCTGAAGACAGTTTTTGTCACCATCAGAGCAGGTTCAGTGTTTGGAGAGATCAG TTTGTTGGCGGGGGGCGGAGGGAACCGCCGCACCGCCAACGTGAAGGCGCATGGATTCGCCAACCTGTTCATCCTGGATAAAAAGGACCTGGCAGAGATCCTGGTCCACTATCCAGAGTCCCAGAAACTTCTCCGCAAGAAGGCCAA GACCATGCTGACCAAGGACAAGAAGCCGGACGAAAAGGGAGGCGGCAAAGACGTCGCCCAGGTCATTCCGGTCCGGCCTGACACGCCCAAAATGTTCAAGGCAGCGCTGAGGGTGACGACGCAGGCGGGAATGGAAGGAACCTTCGCCAAACTCAAGAAGAGCTACGGCCAGCCTCAGGACCAG GCTCCGCCCTCAACTCGACATCACGGCTTGGCGGCCCCGCCCACAGGCAGCTCATTGGTTGTCACCGTGACGTCTCCGAAGGAAGGGGAGGAGCTTCTGTCGATGGAAGTGGATAGTGGAGCAGAGAAGAAGATGCAGGAGGACGAAGTGGACACCAAGTAA
- the cngb1a gene encoding cyclic nucleotide-gated cation channel beta-3 isoform X10 yields MQPVPSLGGGWHWTVSRKSIKGDPCRRDLIGCVHILFAFLERVLVSAVILLDVSTKSSHSHSSSEHHIHVVENSAPAPSPGFSWSGGDASGGSLNQSVKVFIMMSWLLKIVPQPPGTTQLHEPNPQTEQKVTIQDESRQEVALSSESRSRRGVVRWMSEGLDKVFPPLVVNENNRQAATEDAAVAAGETPPLGPLHATFAAAHVPLEEVESEHRDAADEEPLPSGTAEAEKQSNSIMGWIGSGLGRLLPRPTQKQEADGDLHDTIQKKREAQLSEQEQQPAAKDGLETKHDKEVSRCPVTVRLACASYSCCAVLQVGDVSWIPLLENIKKDAGEAVLAQVEKRLRQQRLEAARLAEDAARRAAQEAVRLLEAEHSATIVIQRLPEANEQLPNILEEENEDEPDRCLPEGGAQSSDGPQDVSALSERKDPASSAGQVETGAEVADEGLQLDAGKAVILPEIFTPPGCAPMLSVVDPALSKLSGTANLSADDDDEEESVRGGLKSWSSQGDLLTADVRPASAASVGSVVVQDRLGQLVRLFKGRTERQKDRLVDPDESEQESPATSPSKALPPPTPPEEDKLEPPTTGKEEEEDEPALHFQLLRQAAKILKLPSMPKWLRAIVEFRFPSSIDPFTDLVYVVWLFLVVAAWNWNVWLIPIRWAFPYQTPENLHLWLLADYTCDLIYIVDILLFQPRLQFVSGGDIVCDKKAMRENYMTTERFKIDVISLFPMEIFYYWTGVNSLLRFPRLLKYHVFFEFNDRMEAVMKKAYIYRVIRTSTYLLYSLHINACLFYWGSDYEGLGSTKWVYDGKGNAYIRCYYFAVKTLITIGGLPDPTTVFEICFQLINYFVGVFAFSIMIGQMRDVVGAATAGENYYRACMDSTTKYMNSYNIPNPVQNRIKTWYDYTWKSQGMLDEQELLVQLPAKMRLDMAVDVNYSIVSKVALFQGCDRQMVFDMLTRLKSVVYLPGDFVCKKGEIGREMYIIKQGEVQVVGGPDLKTVFVTIRAGSVFGEISLLAGGGGNRRTANVKAHGFANLFILDKKDLAEILVHYPESQKLLRKKAKTMLTKDKKPDEKGGGKDVAQVIPVRPDTPKMFKAALRVTTQAGMEGTFAKLKKSYGQPQDQAPPSTRHHGLAAPPTGSSLVVTVTSPKEGEELLSMEVDSGAEKKMQEDEVDTK; encoded by the exons atgcagccagtccccagcctgggtggggggtggcattggaCGGTGTCCAGGAAGTCCATCAAAGGAGACCCATGCAGGCGTGACCTGATTGGTTGCGTACACatcttgtttgcctttttggaGCGTGTGTTGGTGAGTGCAGTAATCCTCTTAGATGTTTCCACTAAATCCTCCCACTCACACTCGTCATCAGAACACCACATCCACGTTGTGGAAAACTCTGCTCCTGCTCCTAGTCCTGGTTTTTCGTGGTCCGGAGGTGATGCTTCTGGAGGGTCACTCAATCAGTCAG TAAAAGTCTTCATCATGATGAGCTGGCTGCTCAAAATTGTTCCTCAGCCCCCCGGGACAACCCAACTCCACGAACCCAACCCCCAAACG gagcAGAAGGTGACAATCCAGGATGAGTCCAGACAGGAAGTGGCGTTGTCATCAGAGAGCAG AAGCAGGAGGGGCGTGGTGCGTTGGATGAGTGAAGGTCTGGACAAGGTGTTTCCACCGCTCGTCGTCAACGAGAACAACCGTCAGGCCGCCACGGAG GATGCTGCGGTAGCAGCAGGTGAGACTCCGCCTTTAGGACCACTTCACGCCACCTTTGCCG CCGCGCATGTCCCGCTAGAGGAGGTGGAGTCCGAGCATCGGGACGCCGCAGACGAGGAGCCCCTCCCGTCCGG GACGGCCGAGGCAGAGAAGCAGTCCAA CAGTATCATGGGATGGATCGGCAGCGGCCTCGGGCGCCTGTTGCCTCGGCCGACGCAAAAGCAG gAAGCAGACGGGGACCTTCACGACA ccattcagaagaaGAGGGAGGCGCAACTGTCGGAGCAGGAACAGCAGCCGGCAGCAAAAGATGGCCTCGAGACGAAGCATGACAAGGAGGTGAGCCGGTGTCCGGTCACAGTGAGACTGGCATGTGCCTCCTATTCGTGTTGTGCGGTGTTGCAGGTTGGAGATGTGAGTTGGATTCCGCTGCTGGAGAACATCAAGAAGGATGCTGGCGAGGCGGTTCTGGCTCAAGTGGAGAAAAG ACTTCGGCAGCAGCGCCTGGAGGCCGCCCGCCTGGCGGAGGACGCGGCTAGGAGGGCGGCGCAGGAAGCCGTCCGACTGCTGGAGGCGGAACATTCAGCCACGATCGTCATTCAACGTCTGCCCGAGGCTAACGAGCA ACTTCCTAACATCCTGGAGGAGGAAAACGAGGACGAGCCCGA CAGGTGCCTGCCTGAAGGTGGCGCTCAAAGCTCAGACGGACCACAAGACGTCAGCGCCCTTTCTGAGAGGAAAGACCCGGCAAGTTCCGCCGGGCAG GTTGAAACTGGAGCTGAAGTTGCAGATGAAG GTCTGCAACTGGACGCGGGAAAAGCTGTGATCCTCCCTGAGATTTTCACGCCACCAGGCTGCGCCCCCATGCTGAGTGTCGTCGACCCCGCTCTGTCAAAACTCAG CGGGACCGCCAATCTCTCTgctgacgacgacgacgaagaagaGTCAGTAAGGGGAGGACTCAAGTCCTGGTCCAGTCAAGGTGACCTGCTGACTGCAGA CGTCCGTCCGGCATCGGCGGCCAGCGTTGGCAGCGTGGTGGTTCAGGACCGTCTCGGCCAGCTGGTCCGGCTCTTCAAAGGTCGGACTGAACGCCAAAAAGACCGTCTGGTTGACCCAGACGAGTCGGAGCAGGAAAGTCCCGCTACCT CTCCCAGCAAAGCTCTGccacccccaaccccacccGAAGAAGACAAGTTGGAGCCCCCCACCAccggaaaggaagaagaagaagatgagccAGCATTACACTTTCAACTTCTAAGACAGGCTGCTAAAATTCTCAAACTACCCAGCATGCCCAAATGGCTCCGAGCCATTGTGGAATTCCGGTTCCCCTCCAGCATCGACCCGTTCACTG ATTTGGTTTACGTCGTGTGGCTGTTCCTAGTGGTGGCAGCCTGGAACTGGAACGTTTGGCTGATACCCATACGCTGGGCCTTTCCCTACCAGACCCCAGAGAACCTCCACCTGTGGCTCCTGGCCGACTACACCTGCGACCTCATCTACATCGTGGACATCCTGCTCTTCCAACCCCGCTTACAATTTGTCAGCGGGGGAGACATCGTG TGCGACAAAAAAGCCATGAGAGAAAACTACATGACCACGGAGAGGTTCAAG ATAGACGTCATCAGTCTTTTTCCCATGGAGATCTTCTACTACTGGACAGGAGTCAACTCTCTGCTTAGATTCCCTCGTCTGCTTAAg TACCACGTTTTCTTCGAGTTCAATGACAGGATGGAGGCAGTGATGAAGAAGGCCTACATCTACAG GGTGATCCGGACTTCCACCTACCTGCTGTACTCTCTGCACATCAACGCGTGCCTCTTCTACTGGGGCTCCGACTACGAAGGCTTAGGGTCCACCAAGTGGGTGTACGACGGGAAAGGCAATGC GTACATCCGCTGCTACTACTTCGCAGTGAAGACATTGATCACCATTGGCGGACTTCCGGACCCGACCACCGTCTTTGAGATCTGCTTCCAGCTCATCAACTATTTTGTCGGAGTCTTCGCTTTCTCGATCATGATCGGACAA ATGAGGGACGTGGTGGGGGCAGCCACGGCAGGCGAGAACTACTACCGGGCCTGCATGGACAGCACTACCAAGTACATGAACTCTTACAACATTCCCAACCCCGTCCAGAACCGCATCAAGACCTGGTACGACTACACGTGGAAGAGCCAAGGCATGCTAG ACGAGCAGGAGTTGCTGGTGCAGCTTCCCGCCAAAATGAGACTGGACATGGCCGTGGACGTCAACTACTCCATCGTCAGCAAGGTGGCGCTCTTCCAG GGTTGTGATCGTCAGATGGTGTTTGACATGCTGACAAGACTCAAGTCTGTGGTCTACCTGCCAGGAGACTTTGTGTGCAAGAAG ggtGAGATCGGCAGAGAAATGTACATCATCAAGCAGGGCGAGGTCCAAGTGGTTGGCGGGCCAGACCTGAAGACAGTTTTTGTCACCATCAGAGCAGGTTCAGTGTTTGGAGAGATCAG TTTGTTGGCGGGGGGCGGAGGGAACCGCCGCACCGCCAACGTGAAGGCGCATGGATTCGCCAACCTGTTCATCCTGGATAAAAAGGACCTGGCAGAGATCCTGGTCCACTATCCAGAGTCCCAGAAACTTCTCCGCAAGAAGGCCAA GACCATGCTGACCAAGGACAAGAAGCCGGACGAAAAGGGAGGCGGCAAAGACGTCGCCCAGGTCATTCCGGTCCGGCCTGACACGCCCAAAATGTTCAAGGCAGCGCTGAGGGTGACGACGCAGGCGGGAATGGAAGGAACCTTCGCCAAACTCAAGAAGAGCTACGGCCAGCCTCAGGACCAG GCTCCGCCCTCAACTCGACATCACGGCTTGGCGGCCCCGCCCACAGGCAGCTCATTGGTTGTCACCGTGACGTCTCCGAAGGAAGGGGAGGAGCTTCTGTCGATGGAAGTGGATAGTGGAGCAGAGAAGAAGATGCAGGAGGACGAAGTGGACACCAAGTAA
- the cngb1a gene encoding cyclic nucleotide-gated cation channel beta-1 isoform X6 — MQPVPSLGGGWHWTVSRKSIKGDPCRRDLIGCVHILFAFLERVLVSAVILLDVSTKSSHSHSSSEHHIHVVENSAPAPSPGFSWSGGDASGGSLNQSVKVFIMMSWLLKIVPQPPGTTQLHEPNPQTEQKVTIQDESRQEVALSSESRSRRGVVRWMSEGLDKVFPPLVVNENNRQAATEDAAVAAAAHVPLEEVESEHRDAADEEPLPSGTAEAEKQSNIMGWIGSGLGRLLPRPTQKQEADGDLHDTIQKKREAQLSEQEQQPAAKDGLETKHDKEVSRCPVTVRLACASYSCCAVLQVGDVSWIPLLENIKKDAGEAVLAQVEKRLRQQRLEAARLAEDAARRAAQEAVRLLEAEHSATIVIQRLPEANEQLPNILEEENEDEPDRCLPEGGAQSSDGPQDVSALSERKDPASSAGQVETGAEVADEGLQLDAGKAVILPEIFTPPGCAPMLSVVDPALSKLSGTANLSADDDDEEESVRGGLKSWSSQGDLLTADVRPASAASVGSVVVQDRLGQLVRLFKGRTERQKDRLVDPDESEQESPATSPSKALPPPTPPEEDKLEPPTTGKEEEEDEPALHFQLLRQAAKILKLPSMPKWLRAIVEFRFPSSIDPFTDLVYVVWLFLVVAAWNWNVWLIPIRWAFPYQTPENLHLWLLADYTCDLIYIVDILLFQPRLQFVSGGDIVVRDQRHKFTICLLVFLHCHHSVFLPHLTLSHNVLFQCDKKAMRENYMTTERFKIDVISLFPMEIFYYWTGVNSLLRFPRLLKYHVFFEFNDRMEAVMKKAYIYRVIRTSTYLLYSLHINACLFYWGSDYEGLGSTKWVYDGKGNAYIRCYYFAVKTLITIGGLPDPTTVFEICFQLINYFVGVFAFSIMIGQMRDVVGAATAGENYYRACMDSTTKYMNSYNIPNPVQNRIKTWYDYTWKSQGMLDEQELLVQLPAKMRLDMAVDVNYSIVSKVALFQGCDRQMVFDMLTRLKSVVYLPGDFVCKKGEIGREMYIIKQGEVQVVGGPDLKTVFVTIRAGSVFGEISLLAGGGGNRRTANVKAHGFANLFILDKKDLAEILVHYPESQKLLRKKAKTMLTKDKKPDEKGGGKDVAQVIPVRPDTPKMFKAALRVTTQAGMEGTFAKLKKSYGQPQDQAPPSTRHHGLAAPPTGSSLVVTVTSPKEGEELLSMEVDSGAEKKMQEDEVDTK, encoded by the exons atgcagccagtccccagcctgggtggggggtggcattggaCGGTGTCCAGGAAGTCCATCAAAGGAGACCCATGCAGGCGTGACCTGATTGGTTGCGTACACatcttgtttgcctttttggaGCGTGTGTTGGTGAGTGCAGTAATCCTCTTAGATGTTTCCACTAAATCCTCCCACTCACACTCGTCATCAGAACACCACATCCACGTTGTGGAAAACTCTGCTCCTGCTCCTAGTCCTGGTTTTTCGTGGTCCGGAGGTGATGCTTCTGGAGGGTCACTCAATCAGTCAG TAAAAGTCTTCATCATGATGAGCTGGCTGCTCAAAATTGTTCCTCAGCCCCCCGGGACAACCCAACTCCACGAACCCAACCCCCAAACG gagcAGAAGGTGACAATCCAGGATGAGTCCAGACAGGAAGTGGCGTTGTCATCAGAGAGCAG AAGCAGGAGGGGCGTGGTGCGTTGGATGAGTGAAGGTCTGGACAAGGTGTTTCCACCGCTCGTCGTCAACGAGAACAACCGTCAGGCCGCCACGGAG GATGCTGCGGTAGCAGCAG CCGCGCATGTCCCGCTAGAGGAGGTGGAGTCCGAGCATCGGGACGCCGCAGACGAGGAGCCCCTCCCGTCCGG GACGGCCGAGGCAGAGAAGCAGTCCAA TATCATGGGATGGATCGGCAGCGGCCTCGGGCGCCTGTTGCCTCGGCCGACGCAAAAGCAG gAAGCAGACGGGGACCTTCACGACA ccattcagaagaaGAGGGAGGCGCAACTGTCGGAGCAGGAACAGCAGCCGGCAGCAAAAGATGGCCTCGAGACGAAGCATGACAAGGAGGTGAGCCGGTGTCCGGTCACAGTGAGACTGGCATGTGCCTCCTATTCGTGTTGTGCGGTGTTGCAGGTTGGAGATGTGAGTTGGATTCCGCTGCTGGAGAACATCAAGAAGGATGCTGGCGAGGCGGTTCTGGCTCAAGTGGAGAAAAG ACTTCGGCAGCAGCGCCTGGAGGCCGCCCGCCTGGCGGAGGACGCGGCTAGGAGGGCGGCGCAGGAAGCCGTCCGACTGCTGGAGGCGGAACATTCAGCCACGATCGTCATTCAACGTCTGCCCGAGGCTAACGAGCA ACTTCCTAACATCCTGGAGGAGGAAAACGAGGACGAGCCCGA CAGGTGCCTGCCTGAAGGTGGCGCTCAAAGCTCAGACGGACCACAAGACGTCAGCGCCCTTTCTGAGAGGAAAGACCCGGCAAGTTCCGCCGGGCAG GTTGAAACTGGAGCTGAAGTTGCAGATGAAG GTCTGCAACTGGACGCGGGAAAAGCTGTGATCCTCCCTGAGATTTTCACGCCACCAGGCTGCGCCCCCATGCTGAGTGTCGTCGACCCCGCTCTGTCAAAACTCAG CGGGACCGCCAATCTCTCTgctgacgacgacgacgaagaagaGTCAGTAAGGGGAGGACTCAAGTCCTGGTCCAGTCAAGGTGACCTGCTGACTGCAGA CGTCCGTCCGGCATCGGCGGCCAGCGTTGGCAGCGTGGTGGTTCAGGACCGTCTCGGCCAGCTGGTCCGGCTCTTCAAAGGTCGGACTGAACGCCAAAAAGACCGTCTGGTTGACCCAGACGAGTCGGAGCAGGAAAGTCCCGCTACCT CTCCCAGCAAAGCTCTGccacccccaaccccacccGAAGAAGACAAGTTGGAGCCCCCCACCAccggaaaggaagaagaagaagatgagccAGCATTACACTTTCAACTTCTAAGACAGGCTGCTAAAATTCTCAAACTACCCAGCATGCCCAAATGGCTCCGAGCCATTGTGGAATTCCGGTTCCCCTCCAGCATCGACCCGTTCACTG ATTTGGTTTACGTCGTGTGGCTGTTCCTAGTGGTGGCAGCCTGGAACTGGAACGTTTGGCTGATACCCATACGCTGGGCCTTTCCCTACCAGACCCCAGAGAACCTCCACCTGTGGCTCCTGGCCGACTACACCTGCGACCTCATCTACATCGTGGACATCCTGCTCTTCCAACCCCGCTTACAATTTGTCAGCGGGGGAGACATCGTGGTCAGGGACCAAAGACACAAATTCACAATTTGTCTGCTTGTCTTTTTACATTGTCATCATTCAGTCTTCCTTCCTCATCTCACGCTATCCCATAACGTTCTGTTTCAGTGCGACAAAAAAGCCATGAGAGAAAACTACATGACCACGGAGAGGTTCAAG ATAGACGTCATCAGTCTTTTTCCCATGGAGATCTTCTACTACTGGACAGGAGTCAACTCTCTGCTTAGATTCCCTCGTCTGCTTAAg TACCACGTTTTCTTCGAGTTCAATGACAGGATGGAGGCAGTGATGAAGAAGGCCTACATCTACAG GGTGATCCGGACTTCCACCTACCTGCTGTACTCTCTGCACATCAACGCGTGCCTCTTCTACTGGGGCTCCGACTACGAAGGCTTAGGGTCCACCAAGTGGGTGTACGACGGGAAAGGCAATGC GTACATCCGCTGCTACTACTTCGCAGTGAAGACATTGATCACCATTGGCGGACTTCCGGACCCGACCACCGTCTTTGAGATCTGCTTCCAGCTCATCAACTATTTTGTCGGAGTCTTCGCTTTCTCGATCATGATCGGACAA ATGAGGGACGTGGTGGGGGCAGCCACGGCAGGCGAGAACTACTACCGGGCCTGCATGGACAGCACTACCAAGTACATGAACTCTTACAACATTCCCAACCCCGTCCAGAACCGCATCAAGACCTGGTACGACTACACGTGGAAGAGCCAAGGCATGCTAG ACGAGCAGGAGTTGCTGGTGCAGCTTCCCGCCAAAATGAGACTGGACATGGCCGTGGACGTCAACTACTCCATCGTCAGCAAGGTGGCGCTCTTCCAG GGTTGTGATCGTCAGATGGTGTTTGACATGCTGACAAGACTCAAGTCTGTGGTCTACCTGCCAGGAGACTTTGTGTGCAAGAAG ggtGAGATCGGCAGAGAAATGTACATCATCAAGCAGGGCGAGGTCCAAGTGGTTGGCGGGCCAGACCTGAAGACAGTTTTTGTCACCATCAGAGCAGGTTCAGTGTTTGGAGAGATCAG TTTGTTGGCGGGGGGCGGAGGGAACCGCCGCACCGCCAACGTGAAGGCGCATGGATTCGCCAACCTGTTCATCCTGGATAAAAAGGACCTGGCAGAGATCCTGGTCCACTATCCAGAGTCCCAGAAACTTCTCCGCAAGAAGGCCAA GACCATGCTGACCAAGGACAAGAAGCCGGACGAAAAGGGAGGCGGCAAAGACGTCGCCCAGGTCATTCCGGTCCGGCCTGACACGCCCAAAATGTTCAAGGCAGCGCTGAGGGTGACGACGCAGGCGGGAATGGAAGGAACCTTCGCCAAACTCAAGAAGAGCTACGGCCAGCCTCAGGACCAG GCTCCGCCCTCAACTCGACATCACGGCTTGGCGGCCCCGCCCACAGGCAGCTCATTGGTTGTCACCGTGACGTCTCCGAAGGAAGGGGAGGAGCTTCTGTCGATGGAAGTGGATAGTGGAGCAGAGAAGAAGATGCAGGAGGACGAAGTGGACACCAAGTAA